In Musa acuminata AAA Group cultivar baxijiao chromosome BXJ2-3, Cavendish_Baxijiao_AAA, whole genome shotgun sequence, the following proteins share a genomic window:
- the LOC135606628 gene encoding U-box domain-containing protein 2-like, producing the protein MEGGKDGVVAMQRAVKQLHFGECDDVKVTAVAEIKRLAASDPRRKRLLAALGVIPPLVSMLLQAQDDRRRQLVVETLIELAHGTFKNKALTVEAGLLLRLPQLMNTEDLPKNQHLTALLLSLSFLAKTTFPINPGPMLPCLIRILDAAETPEEMKLTCVAALYNLSTKLDNVRAVVSGGAVPVLLKSSQKMRSVAEGALATLGNLMLCETGKKAVEEDAMVPEALMEIMAWEEEPKCQELAAYVLMALAHRSKVQRKKMAELGIVPLLLEVALMGSPLARKRAIKMLQWFKEEGRARTGGHSGPRPDHLSDGRQQIREGKRAVNTMVKQSLDKNMQAIIRRARASEDFSCFKSLAATSSSKSLPY; encoded by the exons ATGGAAGGGGGTAAGGATGGGGTGGTGGCCATGCAAAGGGCGGTGAAGCAGCTGCACTTTGGAGAGTGCGACGACGTGAAGGTGACGGCGGTTGCGGAGATCAAGAGGTTGGCAGCGAGCGATCCCCGTAGGAAGCGCTTGTTGGCGGCACTCGGGGTCATACCGCCGTTGGTTTCCATGCTCCTCCAGGCGCAGGACGATCGTCGCCGGCAGCTTGTAGTCGAAACGCTCATCGAACTAGCCCACGGCACTTTCAA GAACAAGGCGCTCACCGTGGAGGCAGGTCTCCTCCTCCGATTGCCGCAGCTCATGAACACCGAGGACCTTCCGAAGAACCAGCACTTGACAGCCCTCCTCTTATCCCTCTCCTTCCTCGCAAAAACAACTTTCCCGATCAACCCCGGCCCCATGTTGCCTTGCCTCATCCGAATCCTGGACGCCGCCGAAACGCCCGAAGAGATGAAGCTAACGTGCGTGGCCGCGCTATACAACCTCTCCACCAAGCTCGACAATGTTAGAGCCGTCGTTTCCGGTGGCGCGGTGCCTGTTCTGCTCAAGTCGTCGCAGAAGATGAGAAGCGTGGCGGAGGGCGCCTTGGCGACTCTCGGGAACTTGATGCTGTGCGAAACGGGGAAGAAAGCAGTGGAGGAGGACGCGATGGTCCCAGAAGCTCTGATGGAGATCATGGCGTGGGAGGAGGAGCCCAAATGCCAAGAGCTCGCCGCCTACGTACTGATGGCCCTTGCGCACCGGAGCAAGGTCCAGAGGAAGAAGATGGCGGAGCTGGGAATAGTGCCTCTGCTTCTGGAAGTGGCGCTGATGGGGAGTCCCCTCGCACGGAAGAGAGCGATCAAGATGTTGCAGTGGTTCAAAGAGGAGGGGCGTGCAAGAACCGGAGGCCATTCTGGGCCTCGACCAGATCACCTCTCAGATGGTAGGCAGCAGATAAGAGAGGGCAAAAGGGCTGTGAATACGATGGTGAAGCAGAGTCTTGACAAGAACATGCAAGCCATCATAAGGAGAGCGCGTGCATCCGAGGATTTTTCTTGCTTCAAGAGTTTGGCTGCCACCTCCAGCTCCAAGAGCTTGCCTTACTGA
- the LOC135608574 gene encoding signaling peptide TAXIMIN 1-like has protein sequence MCCECRPLGWLLGLPFALLSLLVSIVGAAIWIVGLPVSCICPCCLCVTILVEFAVELIKAPLHVMRWFASQIPC, from the exons ATGTGCTGCGAGTGCCGACCGCTCGGGTGGCTGCTGGGCCTTCCCTTCGCTTTGCTCTCCCTTCTCGTCTCCATCGTCGGCGCCGCCATCTGGATCGTCGG GCTGCCGGTATCGTGCATCTGCCCGTGCTGCCTGTGCGTGACGATCCTGGTGGAGTTCGCCGTCGAGCTCATCAAGGCGCCGCTCCACGTCATGAGGTGGTTCGCCTCGCAGATCCCCTGTTAG
- the LOC103979684 gene encoding protein trichome birefringence-like 38, which translates to MGSKTQWSFGLRCALLSVLIASLHGMTTESFRHKHHRGNGTSARRRERANGISCNMFQGSWVYDDSYPLYDSSTCPFLEAEFDCQRYGRPDKEYLKYRWKPDACELPRFNGQDMLGRLKGKKIMFVGDSISLNQWESLGCMLRAAVPNAKTTYTRKTPLSTITFEDYGVSVMLYHTTYLVDIVSEPIGRVLKLDSIQSGSAWLGVDVLVFNTWHWWTHKGSSQPWDYVQDGDQVYRDMDRLVAFNKGLTTWAKWVDSNIDSAATKVFFQGISPTHYQGADWGERNTNNCNKQTQPVAGSTYPGGPLPAQGIVNSVLGAMSKPVYLLDITLLSQLRKDAHPSAYSGDHSGMDCSHWCLAGLPDTWNQILYAALA; encoded by the exons ATGGGATCCAAAACTCAATGGAGCTTTGGGCTCCGCTGCGCGTTGCTCTCGGTTCTGATTGCCTCCTTGCATGGCATGACGACGGAGAGCTTCCGTCACAAGCACCACCGCGGCAATGGCACGTCGGCCAGGAGGAGGGAGCGAGCGAACGGTATCAGCTGCAACATGTTCCAGGGGAGCTGGGTTTACGACGACTCCTACCCGCTCTACGACTCCTCCACCTGCCCCTTCCTGGAGGCAGAGTTCGACTGCCAGCGCTACGGCCGGCCGGACAAGGAGTACCTCAAGTACCGGTGGAAGCCCGACGCCTGCGAACTCCCGAG GTTCAATGGGCAGGATATGCTGGGGAGGCTGAAAGGCAAGAAGATAATGTTCGTGGGCGATTCCATCAGCCTCAACCAGTGGGAGTCGCTCGGCTGCATGCTTCGTGCCGCCGTGCCCAACGCCAAGACAACCTACACCAGGAAGACCCCTCTGTCCACCATAACATTTGAg GACTATGGCGTGTCGGTGATGCTCTACCACACCACCTATCTGGTGGACATAGTGAGCGAACCCATCGGACGCGTCCTCAAGCTTGACTCCATCCAGTCCGGTTCCGCGTGGCTGGGCGTCGACGTCTTGGTCTTCAACACTTGGCATTGGTGGACTCACAAGGGAAGCAGCCAACC TTGGGACTACGTACAGGATGGAGATCAGGTGTACAGAGACATGGATCGATTGGTGGCCTTCAACAAGGGGCTGACGACGTGGGCCAAGTGGGTGGACTCCAACATCGACTCAGCTGCCACCAAAGTCTTCTTCCAAGGCATCTCCCCAACCCATTACCA AGGAGCGGACTGGGGAGAGCGGAATACGAACAACTGTAACAAACAGACGCAACCGGTCGCTGGATCGACGTACCCAGGCGGTCCACTTCCAGCTCAAGGCATCGTCAACAGCGTCCTCGGGGCCATGTCGAAGCCGGTCTATCTGCTCGACATAACCTTGCTCTCCCAGCTCAGAAAGGACGCGCATCCATCCGCTTACAGTGGAGATCACTCGGGCATGGACTGCAGCCACTGGTGCCTCGCCGGCCTTCCCGATACCTGGAATCAGATCCTGTATGCAGCACTTGCTTGA
- the LOC103979685 gene encoding ketol-acid reductoisomerase, chloroplastic, whose translation MAAAQPFTPSASLSTALKPAAPRTLGFGSSLSFAKSPSHLLRRIHTHAAPGGRVGGAALAARMVSSLPSIGGSVTSLDFESSVFKKEKVNLAGHDEYIVRGGRDLFHLLPDAFKGIKQIGVIGWGSQGPAQAQNLRDSLAAANSDIVVKIGLRKGSRSFDEARAAGFTEENGTLGDIWETVSGSDLLLLLISDAAQADNYEKVFSHMKPNSILGLSHGFLLGHLQTLGRDFPKNISVIAVCPKGMGPSVRRLYVQGKEINGAGINSSFGVHQDIDGRAADVALGWSVALGSPFTFATTLEQEYKSDIFGERGILLGAVHGIVESLFRRYTENGMSEELAYKNTVECITGIISKTISTKGMLAVYDALSEEGKKEFNAAYSASYYPCMDILYECYEDVACGSEIRSVVLAGRRFYEKEGLPAFPMGKIDQTRMWKVGEKVRAVRPEGDLGPLHPFTAGVYVALMMAQIEVLRKKGHSYSEIINESVIESVDSLNPFMHARGVSFMVDNCSTTARLGSRKWAPRFDYILTQQAFVGVDKKSPVNQDLLSNFLSDPVHGAIEVCARLRPTVDISVPPDADFVRPELRQSSN comes from the exons ATGGCGGCGGCTCAACCCTTCACCCCTTCCGCCTCACTCTCCACGGCCTTGAAGCCGGCGGCACCAAGAACTTTAGGTTTTGGGTCTTCCCTCTCGTTCGCCAAGTCCCCTAGCCATCTCCTCCGCCGGATACACACCCATGCCGCGCCCGGTGGTCGAGTAGGCGGCGCTGCCCTTGCAGCTCGGATGGTCTCTTCCCTGCCTTCCATCGGTGGGTCTGTCACCTCTCTAGACTTCGAGAGCTCGGTGTTCAAGAAAGAGAAGGTCAACCTTGCCGGCCACGATGAG TATATTGTTCGAGGTGGAAGAGATCTGTTCCATTTGTTGCCGGACGCGTTCAAGGGGATCAAGCAAATTGGTGTGATCGGGTGGGGGTCTCAG GGTCCAGCCCAAGCACAGAATTTGAGGGATTCACTTGCCGCGGCGAATTCAGATATCGTGGTCAAG ATTGGCCTAAGAAAAGGTTCTCGATCTTTTGATGAAGCACGCGCTGCTGGATTCACTGAAGAAAATGGAACTTTGGGTGATATCTGGGAAACAGTTTCTGGCAGTGATCTTTTATTGTTGTTGATTTCCGATGCTGCACAG GCGGACAACTATGAGAAGGTATTCTCTCACATGAAGCCAAACAGCATCCTGGGCCTCTCCCATGGCTTTCTTCTTGGACATTTGCAAACACTTGGTCGTGATTTTCCCAAAAACATTAGTGTGATTGCTGTATGCCCCAAGGGAATGGGTCCTTCTGTTAGAAGGTTGTATGTCCAAGGGAAAGAAATAAATGGTGCAGGAATCAATTCTAGTTTTGGTGTACACCAG GACATTGATGGCAGGGCTGCAGATGTTGCTCTGGGATGGTCGGTCGCTCTAGGATCACCTTTCACCTTTGCTACCACATTAGAGCAGGAATATAAGAGTGACATTTTTGGAGAGCGCG GTATTTTACTCGGTGCTGTGCATGGAATTGTGGAGTCATTGTTCAGAAGATACACTGAGAACGGAATGAGCGAAGAACTGGCTTACAAAAACACCGTAGAGTGTATCACGGGGATCATATCAAAGACCATTTCAACAAAG GGTATGCTTGCTGTGTACGATGCTCTGTCTGAagaggggaagaaagaatttAATGCTGCATATAGTGCATCATACTACCCTTGCATGGATATATTATACGAGTGCTATGAGGATGTTGCATGTGGCAGTGAAATTCGCAGTGTCGTTCTAGCTGGACGACGCTTCTAC GAAAAGGAGGGTCTTCCTGCTTTCCCAATGGGTAAAATCGATCAAACACGTATGTGGAAAGTTGGTGAGAAAGTTCGTGCTGTTCGTCCTGAAGGTGATTTGGGGCCTCTGCATCCGTTTACTGCAGGCGTTTATGTAGCTTTGATGATGGCACAG ATCGAGGTCCTAAGGAAGAAGGGACACTCCTATTCGGAGATCATCAACGAGAGTGTCATAGAGTCTGTTGATTCACTGaaccctttcatgcatgctcGTGGGGTGTCATTTATGGTGGATAACTGTTCCACGACTGCACGTCTGGGATCAAGGAAATGGGCTCCACGGTTTGATTACATCCTCACGCAGCAGGCTTTTGTTGGTGTCGATAAAAAGAGCCCCGTTAATCAAGACCTCCTCAGCAACTTCTTGTCTGATCCAGTTCATGGTGCAATCGAGGTTTGTGCACGGTTGAGGCCAACTGTTGACATCTCAGTTCCACCCGACGCGGATTTCGTCCGCCCAGAACTGCGGCAAAGTAGCAATTGA
- the LOC103979682 gene encoding uncharacterized protein LOC103979682 isoform X1: protein MQYLSGGEQSNHGWWTMPKAAKACISICCCPSIKEALVPTLLKPSKVPTENSNNNLNHASLVGSSEDGTYPALQVTKVHTRKALIEFTLDYDYGGPNPRHDPRKGKPGRGL, encoded by the exons ATGCAATATCTTTCTGGTGGAGAACAG AGCAATCATGGGTGGTGGACCATGCCAAAAGCTGCAAAGGCATGCATCTCCATCTGCTGCTGCCCAAGCATAAAAGAAGCCTTGGTCCCGACCCTCTTGAAACCTTCCAAAGTGCCTACTGAGAACAGCAACAATAACCTCAACCATGCCA GCCTCGTTGGGAGTTCAGAAGATGGAACTTATCCTGCCTTGCAGGTGACCAAG GTGCATACGAGAAAGGCGTTGATAGAGTTCACCCTGGATTATGACTACGGAGGACCCAACCCTAGGCATGATCCCAGGAAAGGAAAGCCAGGCAGGGGTCTGTAG
- the LOC103979682 gene encoding uncharacterized protein LOC103979682 isoform X2, whose translation MPKAAKACISICCCPSIKEALVPTLLKPSKVPTENSNNNLNHASLVGSSEDGTYPALQVTKVHTRKALIEFTLDYDYGGPNPRHDPRKGKPGRGL comes from the exons ATGCCAAAAGCTGCAAAGGCATGCATCTCCATCTGCTGCTGCCCAAGCATAAAAGAAGCCTTGGTCCCGACCCTCTTGAAACCTTCCAAAGTGCCTACTGAGAACAGCAACAATAACCTCAACCATGCCA GCCTCGTTGGGAGTTCAGAAGATGGAACTTATCCTGCCTTGCAGGTGACCAAG GTGCATACGAGAAAGGCGTTGATAGAGTTCACCCTGGATTATGACTACGGAGGACCCAACCCTAGGCATGATCCCAGGAAAGGAAAGCCAGGCAGGGGTCTGTAG